In Deltaproteobacteria bacterium, the following are encoded in one genomic region:
- a CDS encoding MFS transporter — protein sequence MPDSKPTRAYSLWVLALLSLAYVLNFVDRQVLAIVAGDVKKELALTDFQLSLLLGPAFVLCFTLSGFVVSHWADTRSRKRVLTAGLTVWSLLTAACGLATNFWQIATLRFGVGIGEAAGAPPSQSMLSDYFPPQQRARALSVFGLGIYVGTLLGFAGGGVIAEWFDWRTAFFVAGLSGVPLALVIAFSVREPERIAASAQHAPLREMTRVLFEQRTYRWLMLAAACQAFIGYAALSWSALFLQRVFAMNKAESGIAFGLTAGIAGAAGSLLGGVLADRLSTRDARWYAWLSGGVSLAAAPFFAAFARVESAALALACFGVFYFLNNIYVPSLWTLVQSLVPARLRATSSATQLAVTNVFGYGLGVALVGKLNDVLFAEYADAALRWTLLLPAAIGALSGPLFFRCAASVREDLAAVAREERA from the coding sequence TTGCCCGACTCGAAGCCGACCCGTGCGTACTCGCTCTGGGTACTCGCGCTGCTCTCGCTCGCGTACGTGCTGAACTTCGTCGACCGCCAAGTGCTCGCGATCGTGGCGGGTGACGTGAAGAAGGAGCTCGCGCTCACGGACTTTCAGCTGAGCCTCTTGTTAGGCCCGGCGTTCGTCCTCTGCTTCACGCTCTCGGGCTTCGTGGTTTCGCATTGGGCGGACACGCGCTCGCGCAAGCGCGTGCTGACGGCGGGGCTCACGGTGTGGAGCCTGCTCACCGCCGCCTGCGGGCTCGCCACGAACTTCTGGCAGATCGCGACGCTGCGTTTCGGCGTCGGCATCGGCGAAGCCGCGGGCGCACCGCCCTCGCAGTCGATGCTGTCGGACTACTTCCCGCCCCAGCAGCGCGCGCGAGCGCTCAGCGTGTTCGGCCTCGGCATCTATGTCGGAACGCTGCTCGGATTCGCGGGCGGCGGCGTGATCGCGGAGTGGTTCGACTGGCGCACCGCGTTCTTCGTCGCGGGGTTATCAGGCGTGCCGCTCGCGCTGGTGATCGCCTTCAGCGTGCGCGAGCCCGAGCGCATCGCAGCGAGCGCCCAGCACGCGCCGCTGCGCGAGATGACGCGCGTCCTGTTCGAGCAGCGCACGTATCGCTGGCTCATGCTCGCAGCCGCGTGCCAGGCGTTCATCGGCTACGCCGCGCTCTCGTGGAGCGCGCTCTTCTTGCAGCGCGTGTTCGCGATGAACAAGGCGGAGTCCGGAATCGCGTTCGGGCTCACCGCCGGCATCGCGGGCGCCGCCGGCTCGCTGCTCGGCGGCGTGCTCGCGGATCGCCTCTCCACGCGCGACGCGCGCTGGTACGCGTGGCTCTCGGGCGGCGTGTCGCTCGCGGCGGCGCCGTTCTTCGCGGCGTTCGCACGGGTCGAGAGCGCGGCGCTCGCGCTCGCGTGCTTCGGCGTCTTCTACTTCCTCAACAACATCTACGTGCCCTCGCTCTGGACGCTGGTGCAGTCGCTCGTGCCGGCGCGCCTGCGCGCCACGTCGTCCGCGACGCAGCTCGCCGTCACGAACGTGTTCGGCTACGGCCTCGGTGTCGCGCTCGTCGGCAAGCTCAACGACGTGCTGTTCGCCGAGTACGCCGACGCTGCGCTGCGCTGGACGCTGCTCCTGCCCGCCGCGATCGGCGCGCTCTCGGGCCCGCTCTTCTTCCGCTGCGCCGCGAGCGTCCGCGAAGACCTCGCCGCCGTGGCGCGCGAGGAGCGCGCGTAG
- a CDS encoding phosphotransferase family protein: MPSDTLEPEIIAWVAKQGAGDVTRAARHVARREAWLVDVSRPDGSRAEWFLSVDRAKPARPNPFSLARETRVLGALGANGIRVPRIHGWSEAHQVALQERVRGSADLPPAPPAERRAVLLDFVEEIARMHALTPAQLALDLAIPQTPAEAALGEVNTLEGMLAGHREPEPIARFGVAWLRKHVPEKLDRVALVQGDTGPGNFLYEGARMTALVDFEWAHFGDPMEDLGNFCVREFFAPCGGVAEALAHYGKLTGAPVPLGRVRYFRVQQMTRSVLGLVRVTSPHDPRGPVAMNLAYRVICERALCEAIADALGIALEPAALPDAPALDQHALPALVAKQLSDEIAPALPSAYLKHRAESAAALVECIERERRYGAAIAACEREELSELLGIRVERARAGRIELEERIRAGSAPEAATLRYLACHAQRAEALYAPVVAPFAGRKFSPLA, encoded by the coding sequence ATGCCCAGCGACACCTTGGAGCCCGAGATCATCGCGTGGGTGGCAAAGCAAGGCGCCGGCGACGTGACGCGCGCAGCGCGTCACGTCGCGCGACGCGAAGCGTGGCTGGTCGACGTGTCTCGGCCTGATGGCTCGCGCGCGGAGTGGTTCCTGAGCGTCGATCGCGCGAAGCCGGCGCGCCCGAATCCGTTCTCGCTCGCGCGCGAGACGCGCGTCCTCGGGGCGCTCGGCGCGAATGGCATTCGCGTGCCGCGCATCCACGGCTGGAGCGAGGCGCATCAGGTCGCGCTGCAGGAGCGCGTGCGCGGGAGTGCGGACTTGCCGCCGGCGCCGCCCGCCGAGCGCCGCGCCGTGCTCCTCGACTTCGTCGAAGAGATCGCGCGCATGCACGCCCTCACACCTGCGCAGCTCGCGCTCGATCTCGCGATTCCTCAGACGCCCGCCGAGGCCGCCCTCGGCGAGGTGAACACGCTCGAAGGGATGCTCGCGGGCCACCGCGAGCCCGAGCCGATCGCGCGCTTCGGCGTCGCGTGGCTGCGCAAGCACGTGCCCGAGAAGCTCGATCGCGTCGCGCTCGTGCAGGGCGACACGGGCCCTGGAAACTTTCTCTACGAAGGCGCGCGCATGACGGCGCTCGTCGACTTCGAGTGGGCGCACTTCGGCGATCCGATGGAGGATCTCGGCAACTTCTGCGTGCGCGAGTTCTTCGCGCCGTGCGGCGGCGTCGCAGAGGCGCTCGCGCACTACGGGAAGCTCACCGGCGCGCCGGTGCCGCTGGGTCGCGTGCGTTACTTCCGCGTGCAGCAGATGACGCGCTCGGTGCTCGGCCTCGTGCGCGTCACCTCACCGCACGATCCGCGCGGCCCCGTCGCGATGAATCTCGCCTATCGCGTGATCTGCGAGCGCGCGCTGTGCGAAGCGATCGCGGATGCGCTGGGCATCGCGCTCGAGCCCGCGGCGCTGCCCGATGCGCCAGCGCTCGATCAGCACGCACTGCCCGCGCTCGTCGCGAAGCAGCTCAGCGACGAGATCGCACCAGCGCTGCCGAGCGCGTACCTGAAGCACCGCGCCGAGAGCGCGGCCGCGCTCGTGGAATGCATCGAGCGCGAGCGGCGCTACGGCGCGGCGATCGCCGCGTGCGAACGCGAGGAGCTGAGCGAGCTGTTAGGGATTCGCGTCGAGCGAGCGCGCGCCGGCCGCATCGAGCTGGAAGAGCGCATTCGCGCGGGATCGGCGCCGGAGGCAGCGACGCTGCGCTACCTCGCGTGCCACGCGCAGCGCGCCGAGGCGCTCTACGCGCCGGTCGTGGCGCCCTTCGCAGGGCGCAAGTTCTCGCCGCTCGCGTAG
- a CDS encoding MFS transporter has translation MVFACFVCQLGLGYTYLFSAVLPEATAELGWTRAQFSSGRWPYFAMTALGGLAAGQWTVRFGARPVLVTGALCLAAGLALLSRMQDLAMFWIAQIFYGLFMAGLGDVAIAGVLTSWVRGARGAAMGFVYAASNIAGFFVPQVFAAGVSARGWRATLLWMGLAGAAVILPFAWIAGRSAPGGAAAASGPASASALSLGEALRTRTFWLLAFTIFGFFFFFLGMNDAFVSFLNDLGMSREEAARHYGIATGAGGVSKLVAGWFGDRLPAKTALVLDHALLALAALLVFALPVTPALFFPFLAAYGFAIAARDVVYPLALAHCFGERTMPAIYGAVMMSLFVAAPLGSMVTSRVRDVTGSYEPAFAGFAVLNVAMLAALWFVRREVSDYASGENLRPAKGATTGA, from the coding sequence GTGGTGTTTGCGTGTTTCGTGTGTCAGTTGGGGCTTGGGTACACGTATTTGTTTTCGGCGGTGTTGCCGGAGGCGACGGCCGAGCTGGGGTGGACGCGGGCGCAGTTTTCGAGCGGGCGCTGGCCTTACTTCGCGATGACGGCGCTCGGCGGGCTCGCGGCGGGGCAGTGGACCGTACGCTTCGGTGCGCGGCCGGTGCTCGTTACGGGCGCGCTCTGTCTCGCGGCGGGGTTGGCGCTGCTGTCGCGCATGCAGGACCTCGCGATGTTCTGGATCGCGCAGATCTTCTACGGGCTCTTCATGGCGGGGCTCGGCGACGTCGCGATCGCGGGCGTGCTCACGAGCTGGGTGCGCGGCGCGCGCGGCGCGGCGATGGGCTTCGTGTACGCGGCCTCGAACATCGCCGGCTTCTTCGTGCCTCAGGTTTTCGCGGCAGGCGTCTCCGCGCGCGGCTGGCGGGCCACGTTGTTATGGATGGGCCTCGCGGGAGCGGCGGTGATCCTGCCGTTCGCTTGGATCGCCGGGCGAAGCGCGCCAGGCGGAGCCGCGGCCGCTTCCGGCCCCGCAAGCGCGAGCGCGCTCTCGCTCGGCGAAGCGCTGCGCACTCGCACGTTCTGGCTGCTCGCGTTCACGATCTTCGGCTTCTTCTTCTTCTTCCTCGGCATGAACGACGCGTTCGTCTCGTTCCTGAACGACCTCGGCATGTCGCGCGAGGAAGCCGCGCGTCATTACGGGATCGCGACCGGCGCGGGCGGCGTGAGCAAGCTCGTCGCGGGCTGGTTCGGCGATCGCTTGCCCGCGAAGACCGCGCTCGTGCTGGACCACGCGCTGCTCGCGCTCGCGGCGCTCCTCGTATTCGCGTTGCCCGTCACGCCCGCGCTCTTCTTCCCGTTTCTCGCGGCCTACGGCTTCGCGATCGCCGCGCGCGACGTCGTGTATCCGCTCGCGCTCGCGCACTGCTTCGGCGAGCGCACGATGCCGGCGATCTACGGCGCGGTGATGATGAGCCTGTTCGTCGCCGCGCCGCTCGGGTCGATGGTGACGAGCCGCGTGCGCGACGTGACGGGCAGCTACGAGCCGGCGTTCGCGGGCTTTGCGGTGCTGAACGTCGCGATGCTCGCGGCACTCTGGTTCGTGCGCCGCGAAGTGAGCGACTACGCGAGCGGCGAGAACTTGCGCCCTGCGAAGGGCGCCACGACCGGCGCGTAG
- a CDS encoding cytochrome P450: MVDYHPFSEAVQDDPHPTYARLREEDPCFYLPEWNTYFLSRFDDIWSASMDAERFSTAQGTTTAQLVTKVQPVTPMINSLDPPFHTAFRSAVIGFFTPGRVKRLEPQIQQFVDDAFAEVRELAEVDVFNQFAAKVSVKVACLANGFPMEDSEMLNKLVWRFFAREEGVSGMTPDGVNAMMEMFQYFNELIAARRAAGANEANVVDLICRFEKDGKRFEPQDAASHLSMFLIGGAETFPKTFASAVHRFWQHKDQRKWLVQDASLIPDAYREVLRYDMPTQYLMRKIVKPVRFHDKECAPGSNLAFLYPSANRDRREFENPDVFDVRRKSPRILSFGHGVHLCIGQHFAKMEAKLCVEKLLSFAPEYEVRAEKLKRLRTEFVQGWASMPVVWRG, encoded by the coding sequence ATGGTCGACTACCACCCGTTCTCGGAGGCGGTCCAGGACGACCCGCACCCGACCTACGCCCGCCTGCGCGAAGAAGACCCCTGCTTCTACTTGCCCGAGTGGAACACGTACTTCCTCTCGCGCTTCGACGACATCTGGAGCGCGTCGATGGATGCCGAGCGCTTCTCCACCGCGCAGGGCACGACGACCGCGCAGCTCGTGACGAAGGTCCAGCCCGTCACGCCCATGATCAACAGCCTCGACCCGCCGTTTCACACCGCGTTTCGGAGCGCCGTGATCGGCTTCTTCACGCCGGGCCGCGTGAAGCGCCTCGAGCCGCAGATTCAGCAGTTCGTCGACGACGCGTTCGCCGAGGTGCGCGAGCTCGCCGAGGTCGACGTGTTCAATCAGTTCGCCGCGAAAGTCTCGGTGAAGGTGGCGTGCCTCGCGAACGGCTTCCCGATGGAAGACAGCGAGATGCTGAACAAGCTCGTGTGGCGGTTCTTCGCGCGCGAAGAAGGCGTCTCGGGCATGACCCCCGATGGCGTGAACGCGATGATGGAGATGTTCCAATACTTCAACGAGCTGATCGCCGCGCGGCGCGCCGCGGGCGCGAACGAAGCGAACGTGGTCGACCTGATCTGCCGCTTCGAGAAGGACGGCAAGCGCTTCGAGCCGCAGGACGCCGCCTCGCACCTCTCGATGTTCCTGATCGGCGGCGCCGAGACCTTCCCGAAGACGTTCGCGAGCGCGGTGCACCGCTTCTGGCAACACAAGGATCAGCGCAAGTGGCTCGTGCAGGACGCGTCCCTAATCCCTGACGCCTACCGCGAGGTGCTGCGGTACGACATGCCGACGCAGTACCTGATGCGCAAGATCGTGAAGCCCGTGCGCTTCCACGACAAGGAGTGCGCGCCCGGCTCGAACCTCGCGTTCCTCTACCCGAGCGCGAATCGCGATCGCCGCGAGTTCGAGAATCCCGACGTGTTCGACGTGCGACGCAAATCGCCGCGCATCCTCTCCTTCGGCCACGGCGTGCACCTCTGCATCGGGCAGCACTTCGCGAAGATGGAAGCGAAGCTGTGCGTCGAGAAGCTGCTCAGCTTCGCGCCGGAGTACGAAGTGCGCGCGGAGAAGCTGAAGCGCTTGAGAACCGAGTTCGTGCAAGGCTGGGCATCGATGCCGGTGGTGTGGCGCGGGTAG
- a CDS encoding TetR/AcrR family transcriptional regulator: MGAGTSGIGNGEASAAGRPRSGEAHRAILDATLELLQEVGFSALTVEGVATRAGVGKATIYRRWPSKLPLVVEAFGQLPAFEDVDTGTLAGDLKAMLTRYLENFLATPLATIYPSLAAERAHNPELGAVFDPVLKGRRRPLEAALKRAEVRGEIAPGTDLDLAADLVVGPIAVRLFFRAMKISPAMVDPMVDLALEGVRRAGARRE, from the coding sequence ATGGGCGCCGGGACGAGCGGAATCGGGAACGGCGAGGCGAGCGCCGCTGGCCGTCCGCGCAGTGGCGAAGCGCACCGCGCGATTCTCGACGCGACGCTCGAGCTGCTGCAGGAAGTGGGCTTCTCCGCGCTCACGGTCGAGGGCGTCGCGACGCGCGCGGGCGTCGGCAAAGCCACGATCTACCGGCGCTGGCCCTCGAAGCTCCCGCTCGTGGTCGAGGCGTTCGGCCAGCTGCCCGCGTTCGAGGACGTCGACACCGGCACACTCGCGGGCGACCTGAAGGCGATGCTCACGCGCTACCTCGAGAACTTTCTCGCGACGCCGCTCGCCACGATCTACCCGAGCCTCGCCGCGGAGCGCGCGCACAATCCCGAGCTCGGCGCCGTGTTCGATCCCGTGCTGAAGGGGCGCCGCCGCCCGCTCGAGGCGGCGCTGAAGCGCGCCGAAGTGCGCGGCGAGATCGCGCCGGGCACGGACCTCGATCTGGCGGCGGATCTCGTCGTGGGCCCGATCGCGGTTCGCCTCTTCTTTCGGGCCATGAAGATTTCGCCCGCCATGGTCGATCCGATGGTCGACCTCGCCCTCGAAGGCGTGCGCCGAGCCGGCGCGCGCAGGGAGTAA
- a CDS encoding wax ester/triacylglycerol synthase family O-acyltransferase, whose protein sequence is MLGGESSRHFGHAATTLVFDAGPLANPGGGVNFDAIRSAIESRLHLVPAYRRKLRRIPFENHPVLVDDREFSLDYHVRHTGIAHPGEIAHVQKVVARLQAQRLDRSRPLWECWVIEGLSGGRFALVVKQHAILAESGGDLMQVLLAQNADDEFEPAPPFVPRAMPSAAELVRDEVVRQLRLPQRALRRLQEFARESDSLSNELRHRAQGVANLLGYTIRQLHETPLSGEPGPHRRFETLVIPLADAKLVHEELGGTVHDVLLAAVAGAVGAYFRMRHMNPAVIDFRAAVPVSLRSGDKNEGVGEWILDLPIWERDPARRLEQIHVKTDELNRESPALGARTLNSVAKWTSSRTLAQAVRAISERTPVNVRIANVPGPQTPVYLRGARLLEAFGTVPLAKSGGLGIAMFSYDGKLCVGVNADYDRVADLDVFTRLLGESVRELVAAAKRRSRPLKVVGR, encoded by the coding sequence TTGTTAGGCGGCGAGAGCTCGCGCCACTTCGGGCACGCGGCGACGACGCTCGTGTTCGATGCGGGCCCGCTCGCGAACCCCGGCGGCGGCGTGAACTTCGATGCGATCCGCAGCGCGATCGAGTCGCGCCTGCACCTCGTACCGGCGTATCGCAGGAAGCTGCGCCGCATCCCGTTCGAGAATCACCCCGTGCTCGTCGACGACCGCGAGTTCAGCCTCGACTACCACGTGCGTCACACCGGTATCGCGCATCCCGGCGAGATCGCGCATGTGCAGAAAGTCGTGGCGCGCCTGCAAGCGCAGCGGCTCGATCGCTCGCGGCCACTCTGGGAATGCTGGGTGATCGAGGGGTTGTCGGGGGGGCGCTTCGCGCTCGTGGTGAAACAGCACGCGATCCTCGCCGAGAGCGGTGGCGACTTGATGCAGGTGCTGCTCGCGCAGAACGCCGACGACGAGTTCGAGCCCGCGCCGCCGTTCGTGCCGCGCGCGATGCCGAGCGCCGCCGAGCTCGTGCGCGACGAAGTGGTGCGCCAGCTGCGCCTGCCGCAGCGCGCGCTGCGGCGGCTGCAGGAGTTCGCGCGCGAGAGCGACTCGCTCTCGAACGAGCTGCGGCACCGCGCGCAGGGCGTCGCGAACCTGCTCGGCTACACGATTCGTCAGCTGCACGAGACGCCGCTCAGCGGCGAGCCCGGCCCGCACCGCCGCTTCGAGACGCTCGTGATTCCGCTCGCCGACGCGAAGCTCGTGCACGAGGAATTGGGCGGCACCGTGCACGACGTGCTGCTCGCCGCGGTCGCCGGCGCCGTCGGCGCGTACTTCCGCATGCGCCACATGAATCCCGCCGTGATCGACTTCCGCGCGGCGGTGCCCGTGAGCCTGCGCAGCGGCGACAAGAACGAAGGCGTCGGCGAGTGGATCCTCGATCTGCCGATCTGGGAGCGCGATCCCGCGCGGCGCCTCGAGCAGATCCACGTGAAGACCGACGAGCTGAATCGCGAGAGCCCGGCGCTCGGCGCGCGCACGCTGAACAGCGTCGCGAAGTGGACCAGCTCGCGGACGCTCGCGCAGGCCGTGCGCGCGATCTCGGAGCGCACGCCCGTGAACGTGCGCATCGCGAACGTGCCCGGCCCGCAGACGCCCGTGTATCTGCGCGGCGCGCGCCTGCTCGAAGCGTTCGGCACCGTGCCGCTCGCGAAGAGCGGAGGCCTCGGCATCGCGATGTTCAGCTACGACGGAAAGCTGTGCGTGGGCGTGAACGCCGACTACGACCGGGTCGCCGACCTCGACGTGTTCACGCGCCTGCTCGGCGAGTCCGTGCGCGAGCTCGTCGCCGCCGCGAAGCGCAGGTCGCGCCCGCTGAAGGTGGTGGGCCGCTAG
- a CDS encoding alpha/beta hydrolase — translation MASPQAKQVDAHLRALAKRMAAAGADIEASRAAVNDYWKVDGSTQELVADVKRIDLAGVACEWLVAKGADPDKRLLYIHGGGWTAGNLDSHRPLSARLSKAAGVAVLAVHYRLAPEHPFPAGLDDCVHAYRWLRNNGPNGAAPARAIFIAGDSAGGNLTLATLLACKERGLPQPTGAIPISPATDFSASGDSYGTRAALDPVIPGVREGIQAMGAVYTQGRADPLSPLCSPLNGDLRGIAPLLIHVGDHEVLLDDSTRIAAKAKAAGVDATLAIYPEMPHVWHAFAPFLPEANAAIDEIGAWVRKRS, via the coding sequence ATGGCCAGCCCCCAAGCCAAGCAAGTCGATGCTCATCTCCGCGCGCTCGCGAAGCGCATGGCCGCTGCGGGCGCGGACATCGAAGCGTCGCGTGCGGCAGTGAACGATTACTGGAAGGTGGACGGCTCGACGCAGGAGCTCGTCGCCGACGTGAAGCGCATCGATCTCGCGGGGGTCGCCTGCGAGTGGCTCGTGGCGAAGGGCGCAGATCCTGACAAGCGCCTGCTCTACATCCACGGCGGCGGCTGGACCGCGGGCAACCTCGACTCGCACCGCCCGCTGAGCGCGCGCCTCTCGAAGGCTGCGGGGGTCGCGGTGCTCGCCGTGCACTATCGCCTCGCGCCCGAGCATCCGTTTCCGGCGGGCCTCGACGACTGCGTGCACGCGTACCGCTGGCTCCGTAACAACGGCCCGAACGGCGCCGCGCCCGCGCGCGCGATCTTCATCGCGGGAGACTCCGCGGGCGGCAACCTCACGCTCGCCACGTTGCTCGCGTGCAAGGAGCGCGGCCTCCCGCAGCCAACCGGCGCGATCCCGATCTCGCCTGCGACCGACTTCAGCGCGAGTGGCGATTCCTACGGCACGCGCGCCGCGCTCGATCCTGTCATCCCCGGCGTGCGCGAAGGCATTCAGGCGATGGGCGCCGTCTACACGCAGGGCCGCGCCGACCCGCTCTCGCCGCTGTGCTCGCCGCTGAACGGCGACCTACGCGGGATCGCACCGCTGCTGATCCACGTCGGCGACCACGAGGTGCTGCTCGACGACTCGACGCGCATCGCCGCGAAGGCGAAGGCCGCGGGCGTCGACGCGACGCTCGCGATCTACCCCGAGATGCCGCACGTGTGGCACGCGTTCGCGCCGTTCCTGCCCGAGGCGAACGCCGCGATCGACGAGATCGGGGCGTGGGTACGGAAGCGGTCGTAG
- a CDS encoding DUF4079 family protein — protein sequence MENDLAAQGGAAYWLAYAHPAFMLAALGLALAALRLGLGLRSSRRLGARRDGRAYARHLRLAKLAVTLLPLGFAAGVASAVLLRGWSALGSAHGRISSAALVLFLGAALFGRKLERGAKDAHDTHALLAVLAALCAAASIFTGFVLLP from the coding sequence GTGGAGAACGATCTCGCGGCGCAGGGCGGCGCGGCGTACTGGCTCGCGTACGCACACCCCGCCTTCATGCTCGCCGCGCTCGGCCTCGCGCTCGCCGCGCTGCGGCTCGGCCTCGGGCTGCGCAGCTCGCGCAGGCTCGGCGCGCGGCGCGATGGGCGCGCCTACGCGCGGCACCTCCGGCTCGCGAAGCTCGCGGTCACGCTGCTGCCGCTCGGCTTCGCCGCGGGCGTCGCGTCCGCCGTGCTGCTGCGCGGCTGGAGCGCGCTCGGTAGCGCGCACGGCCGGATCAGCAGCGCGGCGCTCGTGTTGTTCCTCGGCGCCGCGCTGTTCGGGCGAAAGCTCGAGCGCGGCGCGAAGGACGCCCACGACACGCACGCGCTGCTCGCGGTTCTCGCTGCGCTGTGCGCGGCGGCGTCGATCTTCACGGGCTTCGTGTTGCTCCCGTGA
- a CDS encoding competence/damage-inducible protein A, whose protein sequence is MPTAAILVIGNEVLSGKVTDTNSPYLCRELRVLGVDVHRILTIPDDIELIAREVRTLSAAYDIVFTSGGIGPTHDDMTMDGVALAFGVPLERNESMVSRVERHQNKPANASQIKMAMVPAGAQLVDAGDLWFPVVIVKNVHIFPGIPELLRKKFESIRERFHGVPVLLKNVFVKRRESEIAQSLNDLVAEFPELMLGSYPKIGEEMFHVLLTLESRDAGYLQRALDSLLARLPADAIHRVE, encoded by the coding sequence ATGCCTACCGCGGCCATTCTCGTGATCGGCAACGAAGTCTTGTCCGGCAAAGTCACGGACACGAATTCGCCGTACCTGTGCCGCGAGCTGCGCGTGCTCGGCGTCGACGTGCACCGCATTCTCACGATTCCCGACGACATCGAGCTGATCGCGCGCGAGGTGCGAACGCTCTCCGCCGCCTACGACATCGTGTTCACGTCGGGCGGCATCGGGCCGACGCACGACGACATGACGATGGACGGCGTTGCGCTCGCGTTCGGCGTGCCGCTCGAGCGCAACGAGTCGATGGTGTCGCGCGTCGAGCGCCACCAGAACAAGCCGGCGAACGCGAGCCAGATCAAGATGGCGATGGTGCCGGCGGGCGCGCAGCTGGTGGACGCGGGCGATCTCTGGTTCCCCGTCGTGATCGTGAAGAACGTGCACATCTTCCCCGGCATCCCGGAGTTGTTACGGAAGAAGTTCGAGTCGATCCGCGAGCGCTTCCACGGCGTGCCGGTGCTGCTGAAGAACGTGTTCGTGAAGCGCCGCGAGAGCGAGATCGCGCAGTCGCTCAACGACCTCGTCGCCGAGTTCCCGGAGCTGATGCTCGGCTCCTACCCGAAGATCGGCGAGGAGATGTTCCACGTGCTGCTCACGCTCGAGTCGCGCGACGCAGGCTATCTGCAGCGCGCGCTCGACTCGCTGCTCGCGCGGCTCCCGGCGGACGCGATTCACCGAGTCGAGTAG
- a CDS encoding (2Fe-2S)-binding protein → MEHTVTFVRRVAGEPALVVARVVDGTTLLDAARAAGLPIASACSGVALCARCGLSVLAGAEALDPERADERRQKERNRIPAEQRLACRAGVHGEVTATAAYW, encoded by the coding sequence ATGGAGCACACGGTGACGTTCGTGCGGCGCGTCGCGGGGGAGCCCGCGCTCGTGGTCGCGCGCGTGGTCGACGGCACCACGCTGCTCGATGCCGCGCGCGCGGCGGGGCTCCCGATCGCGAGCGCGTGCTCCGGAGTCGCGCTGTGCGCGCGCTGCGGCCTCAGCGTGCTCGCGGGCGCAGAGGCGCTCGACCCCGAACGCGCGGACGAGCGGCGGCAAAAGGAGCGCAATCGCATCCCGGCCGAGCAGCGGCTCGCGTGCCGCGCGGGCGTGCACGGCGAAGTGACGGCGACGGCGGCGTACTGGTGA
- a CDS encoding cobalamin biosynthesis protein CbiX, giving the protein MRVVILLDHGSREPEANAQLEALAAHVAARLGGARVATAHLTLAAPSLAEAAAACVRDGARELVVLPCFLAPGRHVREDLPRLAAELRATHSGVEVVLAEPLGAHPAVADALAERVREALRGPGSP; this is encoded by the coding sequence ATGCGCGTGGTGATTCTGCTCGATCACGGCAGCCGCGAGCCCGAGGCGAACGCGCAGCTCGAGGCGCTCGCCGCTCACGTGGCCGCGCGCCTCGGCGGCGCGCGCGTCGCGACCGCGCACCTCACGCTCGCCGCGCCCTCGCTCGCGGAGGCTGCTGCGGCGTGCGTGCGCGACGGTGCGCGCGAGCTCGTCGTGCTGCCGTGCTTTCTCGCGCCGGGCCGGCACGTGCGCGAGGACCTGCCGCGCCTCGCCGCGGAGCTGCGCGCCACGCATTCGGGGGTCGAGGTGGTGCTCGCGGAGCCGCTGGGCGCGCACCCCGCGGTGGCCGACGCGCTGGCGGAGCGCGTGCGCGAGGCACTCCGCGGGCCTGGCTCCCCTTGA
- a CDS encoding TetR/AcrR family transcriptional regulator — protein MAHPTPLGEPLRVDRAERTRQRLLDAAAQCFANAGYSKTTVEEIAASAHASKAVVYHHFRGKESILEALLERTLADWARVSDLDAYLARGAGLLAAFERSLRASLDYARRSPLLRALFQLDPAVVLGLGGSAAVQRSMSEARTRLVAAVRAAIASGELRSDLDPECAADLLRLVMIALCDHLLFPQWIDASDERFVATCVDVLQRGLRAEGAR, from the coding sequence ATGGCACACCCGACCCCCCTCGGCGAGCCGCTGCGAGTCGATCGCGCGGAGCGCACGCGCCAACGCCTGCTCGATGCGGCCGCTCAGTGCTTTGCGAACGCGGGCTACTCGAAGACGACCGTGGAGGAGATCGCCGCCTCGGCGCACGCGTCGAAGGCCGTCGTCTACCACCACTTCCGCGGCAAGGAGTCGATCCTCGAGGCGCTGCTCGAGCGCACGCTCGCGGATTGGGCACGCGTCTCCGACCTCGACGCCTACCTCGCGCGCGGCGCCGGCCTGCTCGCCGCCTTCGAGCGCTCGCTGCGCGCCTCGCTCGACTACGCGCGCCGCAGCCCGCTCCTGCGCGCGCTCTTCCAGCTCGATCCGGCGGTCGTGCTCGGCCTCGGCGGCAGCGCCGCGGTGCAGCGCAGCATGAGCGAGGCGCGCACGCGCCTGGTCGCCGCGGTGCGCGCGGCCATCGCGTCCGGCGAGCTGCGCAGCGACCTCGATCCCGAGTGCGCCGCCGACTTGTTACGGCTCGTGATGATCGCGCTCTGCGATCACCTGCTCTTCCCGCAGTGGATCGACGCCTCGGACGAGCGCTTCGTCGCCACTTGCGTCGACGTGCTGCAGCGCGGCCTGCGCGCGGAGGGCGCGCGATGA